The genomic window ACGGGACTTGCTTATTCCGGAAGTCCGTTCACCTTTACGCAAGGAACGGCGATTCCTACGCAAACACCGTCCTTAACCGGAACGATTACAAGCTGTACTTCGGACATCCCATTGCCCGCAGGACTCGGACTCAATGCAACAACATGCGCGTTATCCGGAACGCCTACCGCAGCACAAACCGCTACGACCTATACGATCACTGCGAGCAACGCATTCGGAAGCACCAATACGACGATTTCCATCACGGTCAACATTCCTCCTCCCGCTTCGCTGAACTATGCGGGAAGTCCGTATGTTCTTTTTAGAGGAACGGCCACAACGGCAACTCCGACGTTCACGGGAACCGTAACCAGTTGCACTTCCGATATCACTTTGCCCGCGGGGCTTTCCATCAACGCGACCACCTGTGCGATTTCAGGAACACCGACTTCGTTTCAGTTGGCAACGGCTTACACGATCACTGCGAGCAATTCCTCCGGAAGCACGACCGCGAATGTCAATATCATGATCTTCGGAACGGCGCCTCTCAAAACGATGCAAGTCAATTGTTGGGATTCTTCGGGAACATTGGATGCAACCTGCACTTTAGCAAGCTCGGCGGGACAGGACGGAAAACTTCAGAAAGGAGTCAATCCTGCTTTCTCCATATTGACTGTAAACGGAAACGAATATATGACACTCGATGCAAACACCGGTCTCTATTGGAAAACCTGTCATCAAGGTAGAACCAATGCGGATTGTTTAGGTGGCGCTAATAGTTATCTCAACCTGACAGGTGCAATCAACTCGTGTTTGGCGTTAAACACCCTTAATTCAGGCGCGGGATATGCGAATCGAAACAACTGGCGACTTCCAACAATCTCGGAAATCGAAACGTTAGTCGACTTCAATGCGGCAGCCTCTCCTCGCACCTTTACGACCGCCTTTCCGAATGCGAGCGGAAGTTATTACTACTGGAGTTCCACTCCGTATCTCCCGGACCCGACCAGGTCTTTGGTGCTATTTTTTTCAGACGGAGGAACGACCTGGACGGACAGCTCGTTTGCTGGATCTCTGGCCCGCTGCGTTTCTCCGTAAAAAGGTAAGAATAGTATGAAATTCAAAAATATGAAGATTCCGTGTTTGCTGAAAAGAATCCTGAATCCGGTTCGAGAACCGAAACCTCAAAGAACGAACGCAAAGGAGACAGTCATGAGTTTGCAACAAATTCAAAATAAAATAAAAATGTGGAATTCTGTATTTATTTGGGGAATCATCTCCATCCTATATGCCACGACAGTTTCCTTGTCTGCTGCACCCTTTGTGGATAACAACGACGGAACGATCACTGACATCGGGAAGGGTCTCATTTGGCAGAAATGTACAAACAACTTATCGGGAACCTCTTGCGGAACTGGAGGAACGAATCAATTAACCTGGGCCAATGCGCTCACTTATTGCAACGGCCTTTCTTTAACAGGAAGAACCTGGCGGCTTCCATCGGTGACAGAATTGAGAAGTATCTTGGATCATTCTGTCGGGGCGTCTCCGGTGATCAATGGAACGTATTTTCCAGCAACGCCATCACAGTATTTTTGGACTTCGACCACGTATAGGCTGAATGCCACAAACGCTTGGGCGATCAACTTCCAATCTGGGTTTACCTCCGGCAGCGCTTCCAAAACAAGCACCTATTATGTTCGTTGCGTGACTTCGCCTCCGTAAAAAGATGAATGGGCGATATTATAATAGGAAAAACTTTCGGGCGTTCCCGCTGCGCGGTCGGGCTCTCCGCTCCAGTCAATCAATCGCGAATCGGGACGTCGCTTCATAAGCAATGGGTAAAACCGATTGATTGACTCCGCTTCGATCCCTAACGCAGGGCTTTTCGCCGTAATCGATGCGTGAACTGAATTAAGGAAAAAACTGAAAATCAAGATCTTCCACTCCAAAATCTCCAGTTCGCATTAAAAAATCTGATCATTCCGCTTAAAATAAATGCCGAAATGGCATGAAGTAAACTATTTGTCCATTTTTTAGTTTACTTATACTCCCTTTTCAGAGACATGGCTCATAGAAGCATTCCTTAAGAAGCGAACTAAATCACTTCGGTTTAGAATGATTCAAATTATACAACGATACTCGGATTCAAAATGAAATCATTTCGTATTAGCAAAACAGCATCTTTGCAAATCATCGAGCTGTTCAACCGATACTTTGCAAATACGAATCGATTCTTGAATTATAGATTCAACCTACCGTTTCAAGTTCGAAACAAGGAAATTCAAAAACACGATCTTCCACTAAGCGAAAAAACAAGCCGAATCGAAACAACCCGGAAGTTATTAAAGAGCCTCCTATTTGAAAATTTAAAATTCGAATCCGCAAATAGAGAGCTCTTAGCTTATGAATACTCAAATCCAGAATTTCTTAATTACCGTTTATAACTCGAAATTAAGATCAAGGTTCGAACATCCCTCGGTTTTGAAATCCGATCTGCAAGCGTGTATCGAGAAGAATATTTTCTCCGCATTTATTTTGTTTTTCGGAGCCTACCTCGTGTTATGGAACGGAATCGTTTCCGATGCGTTCGATACGGGAGCTTTCCCTAAACTCAAATGGATCGCATTGATCTATGGAACCGGAATCTATTCTTTTTTATTGCTTCGAATGACGATCCGAAACGTTCTTCAAAACCCGGTTCCGTGTAAGACCGTTCTCCGGAACGCGGGGGGCGCGGGCGCTCTTTCATTCATCTTTTTGATTTATTTCGAAGAACCTGCACCTCTTCTAATCACCGGAGAACTCGCTTGCTTGAGTATTTGTTCGTTTACAGCCGTTGAAACCGGTCTGTTTTTCAAAAAAACCGATTCAAATCGAAAAAATCCGTATCTGATCGCGATTCCGGTCGGCTTCAGCGTGGGCATTCTGGGAAATTTAATCGGAATTGCATTTTACAACACAAACTGGAACAGTATTTCATACTATACTCAAATACTTCTCGTTTCGATTCTATACTTCGTCAAAAGAAATACCGCAAACCGGGATCAGAGACAATCTGACTTCAAAGAGTTTACCGAAAACGAGGAGATCGAAGAGATTGCCGATCAACCGTCAACGTTAAACGAGGACGATCCTCAGAACGATCGAATCGAAGAAAAGAATCTTCTCAAAGAGGACGATCTCAAACGCGCAGAGGAAAGATTGAGCGCGTTTATAGAAGCGAAATTATACGCGGACGACAGCATCCGATTGATCGATCTTTCCGCGTATCTGGGCATCAGTCTTCATCAAGCTTCTTTTTATTTGAACAATTATAAGAACACCGGCTTTTCCGATTTTATCAATCGCAATCGTATGAATGATGCCGTGCGTCTTCTCTCGGAAAAACAAAACATGAATCTCTTGGACATCGCGTTCGAATGCGGATTCAACTCCTACACCTCCTTTCACCGAGCGTGTAAAAAGTGGACCGGAGATTCTCCAAAGGGACTTAAAAAGAAAGCTCTCCTTTAAGAAATCGGCAAACGTCCCTTTCGGTTTTTCCCGAATTCCCGAAAAACCGAAACGTTGACAAAAGATTCCGCGTCCAATCAATAGAACACACGCACATACGATCCCCGATATGATTGAAAGAATTTTAGAAAGAACGACAAGGCTTTTTTTATCCGCCGGTTTTGCCAAAACGAACACGGATGAAATCGCCAAACATATAGGGATCAGCAAACGTACTCTCTATCGATATTACGACGCGAAAGAAAAATTGATCAGCGCCGTTTTCGATTTCATAAAGGACAAAATCAAAAGCCAGCACGAAGCCATCATCGCCGATAAGTCAAAAAGTCCGAGTCAAAGACTGCGCGAAATCCTGTTTATCGTTTCGGAATTAGGTTCGAAGATGGGGAAACCCTTCGCAAGGGACATTCAAAATCTCCGCCCCGACCTTTACTCCATGATGCAGGAATACCGCCGGGACCGGATGAGACGACTCGCCGATTTAATCCGGGAAGGTCAGGAAATCGGAGAATTCAGAAAGGATATCAATCGGGAACTTACGATCGATATCTTAGTCGCCGCCTTGGACGGAATCATCAATCCCACGTATTTAACCCAAACCAACCATTCGATCGCAAGCGCCTTCGAAAGTATTTTCAATATGTTTCTGCAGGGAATCGAATGCAGGAGCGAAAACATTCCTTTGACAAATCCCCAGGCGCTCCCGCTCGATCCGCATTCCGGAATCTTCTTGTTTCAAGTCATGCACTTTGACGATTACGAAGAAAAAGAACCCGACTCGATCGCACCTCTTCTCACGAAAGAAAACAAAAAAAAATCTACCTGGCTAATGAATGCAAATTAGCCAAATAGATTCAGTGCTTTGTTTATGGAGATATAGGAGCGAATCGATTGAATGGTTTTCTTTCAATGGAACGTTATTCTTCTTTTATTGTACTATAAGTTTGATTTCAAATCTCCCCTAGTTATAAATTGAATTTAAGAATTAAAGAATGACAATTCTGGACTGATTCTTTTCGTTGCATTCAATTTTCGCTTTTAGAGGGGACCCGTTTCAAAGGCGAACAGACCCGCTTTCGCTTTTTCCAAGCAATGTCCGAAGTTATACAAAAAATTGTTCAATGAAAATGTAGGTTTCTTCTTATCGAAATAAGTAGGAAGTAGTCGCTATTGTGGGACGTGGATCGGAGGAATGGAGAGGAGATTGAAAACGAAAACTCTCTAAAATTATCTATCTGGCCCGTTGTTGCGAACGGAACCAGATAGACGAGTGCAATAGAGTGAGTTCCCTTCTACACTGAATAGTATAACAGATCTAAAATTGAGGTCCCTTCAAAATATAAAATGAATATAAGAAATTACTTTCGCTCTGATTTTTTATAAATCATAATTCGAATTCGCGGATCAAAGA from Leptospira yasudae includes these protein-coding regions:
- a CDS encoding DUF1566 domain-containing protein, yielding MWNSVFIWGIISILYATTVSLSAAPFVDNNDGTITDIGKGLIWQKCTNNLSGTSCGTGGTNQLTWANALTYCNGLSLTGRTWRLPSVTELRSILDHSVGASPVINGTYFPATPSQYFWTSTTYRLNATNAWAINFQSGFTSGSASKTSTYYVRCVTSPP
- a CDS encoding helix-turn-helix domain-containing protein — encoded protein: MKSDLQACIEKNIFSAFILFFGAYLVLWNGIVSDAFDTGAFPKLKWIALIYGTGIYSFLLLRMTIRNVLQNPVPCKTVLRNAGGAGALSFIFLIYFEEPAPLLITGELACLSICSFTAVETGLFFKKTDSNRKNPYLIAIPVGFSVGILGNLIGIAFYNTNWNSISYYTQILLVSILYFVKRNTANRDQRQSDFKEFTENEEIEEIADQPSTLNEDDPQNDRIEEKNLLKEDDLKRAEERLSAFIEAKLYADDSIRLIDLSAYLGISLHQASFYLNNYKNTGFSDFINRNRMNDAVRLLSEKQNMNLLDIAFECGFNSYTSFHRACKKWTGDSPKGLKKKALL
- a CDS encoding TetR/AcrR family transcriptional regulator yields the protein MIERILERTTRLFLSAGFAKTNTDEIAKHIGISKRTLYRYYDAKEKLISAVFDFIKDKIKSQHEAIIADKSKSPSQRLREILFIVSELGSKMGKPFARDIQNLRPDLYSMMQEYRRDRMRRLADLIREGQEIGEFRKDINRELTIDILVAALDGIINPTYLTQTNHSIASAFESIFNMFLQGIECRSENIPLTNPQALPLDPHSGIFLFQVMHFDDYEEKEPDSIAPLLTKENKKKSTWLMNAN